Proteins encoded within one genomic window of Oscarella lobularis chromosome 6, ooOscLobu1.1, whole genome shotgun sequence:
- the LOC136188170 gene encoding uncharacterized protein, with amino-acid sequence MVDLPVIATGRLKMERSGRTRKGSAIAKGDFLRRGLSSREWHKIVAIKVLKIEADDCTEEQLKDFNDESELLRSVFHANIVRFIGTGKNAEDKPFIVLEYMERGSVRHELDNNYAHTPPEQKLQVKWATDSAMGMRHLHAIGRMHRDLKCDNLLINDRGVVKVADLGCTKLVPKITEGHEIVRGTRAVGTALFQAPEIICGLHYDSSVDVYSYGITLWEIQTAKHPYDKHFQPGVTARDILNRVVEEELRPEFPTDCNKDMRELTQSCWNARPFCRPSFDDIINKLKEISSPNLIGEIINCAEINEIREAANLCSPCD; translated from the exons ATGGTCGATCTACCGG TCATCGCCACGGGACGGCTTAAAATGGAGCGAAGCGGACGAACGAGGAAGGGATCGGCTATCGCGAAGG GGGATTTCTTAA GGAGGGGATTGAGCAGCAGAGAGTGGCATAAG ATCGTCGCTATTAAAGTGCTCAAAATCGAAGCCGACGATTGCACTGAGGAACAATTGAAAGATTTCAATGACGAAAGCGAACTCTTGAGATCAGTCTTTCATGCAAATATAGTCCGCTTTATCGGAACGGGTAAAAACGCCGAAGACAAACCATTCATTGTGCTCGAATATATGGAACGAGGATCGGTTCGACACGAGTTGGACAATAACTACGCCCACACGCCACCGGAACAAAAGCTTCAAGTCAAATGGGCTACGGATTCTGCCATGGGCATGCGCCATCTGCACGCCATCGGACGAATGCACAGAGATCTCAAGTGCGACAACTTGCTCATCAATGATCGTGGAGTAGTCAAAGTGGCTGATTTGGGGTGCACAAAACTCGTTCCAAAGATCACAGAGGGTCACGAGATTGTGAGAGGGACAAGGGCTGTTGGAACGGCTCTATTTCAAGCACCAGAAATTATTTGCGGACTTCACTACGACTCGTCTGTAGACGTGTACAGCTACGGAATTACCTTGTGGGAAATCCAAACAGCGAAGCATCCTTATGACAAACATTTCCAGCCGGGCGTCACGGCGAGAGATATTCTAAACCGagtcgttgaagaagaacttCGTCCTGAGTTTCCCACCGATTGCAACAAAGACATGAGAGAATTGACGCAGTCATGCTGGAACGCAAGACCATTTTGTCGGCCTTCTTTTGACGACATCATAAACAAGTTGAAGGAAATTAGCTCTCCCAATTTAATAGGTGAGATTATTAACTGCGCAGAAATTAATGAAATCAGGGAAGCTGCAAACCTTTGCAGCCCTTGCGATTAA
- the LOC136188171 gene encoding uncharacterized protein, which translates to MAYLNKGKDKAVVGLANQHRNDEILRYQIARYISTNEGFWRMLQFPIHDHFPAVEQLQVHLENGQRTLFNVENAPDRAAEPPATTLTGFFQLCASDDFAKTLLYIDVPRYYRWVKKKWQRRIQGHLVPETDGIRKSTTLGRIYTIHPKNTECYLLRLLLLHVRGPTSFADLRTVDGTVFETYAEASLHSRKPCTVTDRPYKIRDMFAIMLHMCEISDPLRLWEQHKEAMAPDFLRTLRRRANDDTLPYTDAIFNRALLCIENKLLSFLGGKPLSDYHLPSPDRSSEQDDSLPREIAAEYSYNNAEMQERLTRNELSLTEEQRHIYEELLAYAARGPDDSIIFLDAPGGTGKTYLLNLFLDKIRSQGEIALAVASSGIAATLLTGGKTAHSVFKLPLDISRYERPTCTIQKNTARSRLLSLAKVVVWDECTMAHKKALEALDRSLRDIRNNETLMGGLPLILAGDFRQTLPVIAKGTKADEIGACLKYSRSIWPKVRTMRLTTNMRVHLYGDRESGSYEQLLLQIVVQSPNELIQAVFPQLHERYKDTAWLGERAILAPRNDAVNQINDTMLQLIPDNEKVYLAVDTTMEPDDAVNYPTEVLNSLNPPVFLRTL; encoded by the exons ATGGCCTACTTGAACAAAGGCAAAGACAAAGCTGTCGTCGGCTTGGCAAATCAgcacagaaacgacgaaatcctGCGCTACCAAATAGCGAGATACATTAGTACAAACGAAGGCTTCTGGCGCATGTTGCAATTTCCTATTCACGACCACTTTCCAGCAGTCGAACAACTTCAGGTCCACTTGGAAAACGGTCAGAGAACGCTGTTCAACGTTGAGAACGCCCCGGACCGTGCAGCAGAACCTCCTGCTACGACGTTGACAGGTTTCTTCCAACTCTGCGCTTCCGACGATTTTGCCAAAACTCTACTGTACATCGACGTTCCACGATACTACAGATGggtgaagaaaaagtggCAGAGAAGAATACAAGGTCACCTCGTGCCCGAAACTGACGGCATCAGAAAGTCAACAACTTTAGGGCGCATTTACACGATTCATCCCAAAAACACCGAATGCTATCTTTTGcgacttcttttgcttcaCGTTCGAGGACCGACGTCTTTTGCAGACTTACGAACAGTAGATGGCACCGTTTTTGAAACCTACGCCGAAGCGT CATTGCACTCACGGAAGCCATGCACGGTCACCGATCGTCCTTACAAAATTCGCGACATGTTTGCCATCATGCTTCACATGTGCGAAATTTCcgatcctcttcgtctaTGGGAACAACACAAAGAAGCGATGGCCCCAGATTTCCTCCGAACTCTTCGCAGacgcgcaaacgacgacacgcTACCGTACACTGACGCAATTTTCAACCGAGCTCTACTTTGCATCGAGAACAAGCTCCTTTCGTTTCTTGGAGGAAAACCTCTTAGCGATTATCATTTGCCCAGTCCTGATCGCTCTTCTGAACAAGACGACAGCCTTCCTAGAGAAATTGCTGCTGAATACTCCTATAACAACGCTGAAATGCAGGAACGACTCACAAGAAACGAACTCTCACTCACCGAAGAGCAAAGACACATTTACGAAGAATTACTTGCCTACGCCGCTCGAGGTCCCGACGATTCTATCATTTTCCTCGATGCGCCAGGAGGAACAGGAAAAACCTATTTACTCAATCTTTTCCTAGATAAGATACGATCACAAGGGGAAATCGCTCTCGCAGTCGCCTCTTCGGGAATCGCAGCAACTCTCCTCACTGGCGGCAAGACGGCCCACTCTGTTTTTAAACTTCCCTTAGACATCAGTCGTTACGAGCGTCCCACTTGCACCATTCAGAAGAACACTGCGCGATCGCGACTTCTCTCCCTCGCCAAAGTCGTAGTGTGGGACGAATGCACCATGGCCCACAAGAAAGCGCTCGAAGCATTAGACAGATCCCTTCGTGATATTCGCAACAACGAAACGCTCATGGGCGGTCTGCCTCTAATACTGGCCGGAGACTTTAGACAAACGCTGCCTGTCATAGCAAAAGGAACCAAGGCCGACGAGATAGGCGCATGCCTCAAATACTCGCGCTCCATTTGGCCTAAAGTTCGAACCATGCGTTTGACAACGAACATGAGAGTCCATCTGTATGGAGACCGCGAGTCAGGCTCTTATGAACAGTTACTCCTGCAAATCG TCGTCCAATCACCAAACGAACTCATACAAGCCGTTTTTCCTCAACTTCACGAGCGATACAAAGACACCGCCTGGCTTGGCGAACGCGCCATTCTCGCTCCTCGAAATGACGCCGTCAATCAAATAAACGACACTATGCTCCAGCTCATACCAGACAACGAAAAGGTTTATCTCGCCGTTGATACGACTATGGAACCAGACGATGCAGTCAACTATCCAACCGAAGTTCTTAATTCCCTAAATCCCCCGGTCTTCCTGCGTACACTTTAG